A DNA window from Impatiens glandulifera chromosome 7, dImpGla2.1, whole genome shotgun sequence contains the following coding sequences:
- the LOC124910436 gene encoding uncharacterized protein LOC124910436 isoform X2, translating to MPMEYDDNDIEDQNRHLTGEVNSKFSPVLRPYALPKFDFSDSLHDPLRFDSLVENEVFLGIPSQEENNWIEDFSRGSGAIEFGSSGAESCSIVRHNNAWSEAASFESVEMLLKSVGQEEMIPVETIIEESEPCDVLDSLNEQMVGCYPSQVGGEVGNANSKAPLESDNVLGNLSGTNGNEGISHVQVTEISLLKNSCGLDQNSVSARHDMDVVEKNVAGKTKCDTATITELQISAKDLLYSEAEERPSAGMEIDGAPINSTSSSQNAVALSHGESHDLKSDPSKDTGDALNQVLLPHKEGDNDNAIRESAFASVNCALANLPHPPSEADSEKVHRTNFVSEELSCPSLDVNRNLQGNGEQLDSKPSLMSTVENSISIGKSTELLAEKQIHGSVEGLINVCGIHKEYLTGNESVSPSTLADNLQLTKGSIVSREDNDDTSRNDKENARSPCEPINVEADQIESYGDEDRVVSAPDEKTLELGNGTFTDSEHEINAMNKAVSNIAFQASNPVHVDLEERASLLHVEPVSIGEMENIDAETLKEPNGLPRESPVSVGKLYTVPELEKTASYGSSGELKQDMTVQHLPMEKACDSVFDSKQLKEQDMVDESFPVAYTSDAANVNEQLIDAKEGSQNSSDKFEVGFILCDPEVKEGTGAVVPVSPGDNQVASAVCTGGDSSCKHDSEMLSVTSSSDLFPKKSSSDLNQNEQGKEGGVRDSRINITLLPEVVKVASVFQKPSGNGAPKVDPSIIGMTSPSECFLKEKSNKNTPSSTVRRASKKSMGSAASPSTPVVNQMVSKLVSDVSCGTSMGAVETLCAPKDPTELKTRRGSGKARGKDGAKKGSIDNEIPSAKQSEKGSKSRISPLIISGSSPPVQFEGLKSFGKVEHGGASLTPVSSSKLPDLNTSMPPSSLFKQPFTDLQQVQLRAQIFVFGSLRQGAVPDEACMASAFGVPDGGGRVLDPVWRANLERLQGARSFEQQIKQSVPQIVLSSTVGRQSSMDTPPVGNYIPPLSPPLWNVSTPSFEGLHLSGVPRSVCPDYHQASLPLNPYQTPPSRGFGPSTSWLSQGPFPGPLVATPPSSAPDGKARLSGRSMTEAAKLTPTKEYSAPVISGLKHGSLTTAHLGSSSISTNISVPELKKDIVASKQMTEEVKSRKRKKALAWEDVGQTTLQTQTHTGTVSSIVSPTQLSTSLAISTPNIASLFPAPSTNPKSVGKRPQQSALISEDSSAKVEDSRQQAENASVFAAAAVNQRQSIWNQLAKQKNSNIVSEAEAKLVSAAVAINAAASVARAAAAAAQVASNAALQAKLMVDEALSSIGTWNSGQMTTASLSDAVNNLVKLDAASILKGGNGANPSSLSIIAAAKEAAQRRIESASTASRHAENLNTILKAAELAADAITQAGKIIAIKDPLPLSQLLEAGPGGHWRVPQPSGEVPPKDYPSASGTHYVNRQSVKEKESNHGELPLISGEVPLESTENKMVTAYGSLAIDISVKEATSNKSCRASNMTEALPPESGNGPILASCTSEDFVVEEASNQLENRIKEGCLVEVCKGVNGQVAWFPARVLNLKDGKAFVHFMERKSEEGREWITIEAEGCMAPKIRTPHPMTVTQLEGARKIRRAAMGDYTYSSGDRVDVWVEYCWREGNVIEKNKKDESTFTVGFPGEVKTMVVTAWNIRPTLVWCDGEWINWSSTRGRNRLSQGDTPQQKGLKRGDSVTDTKKEKDKRLKHIDFVEETQFLPLSSSEQVLNVGKNTEEENKINKLRTGLQTEGSRVIFGVPKPGKKRKFMDVSKHYVAERKHRIVNESSSDSAKYANYTSPQGIGTGGWKSNIKVDRKENHGAESKAKGSKPGKPLNIPSRPLPKKDKVLARQEDNIDRTVGGDSNATDENGSGQQNRLEIGSRGERIGRIVEVNQKDDENVEYGKSDLEVLEPRRSSRKIQPTSRLLEGLQSSLVISKFPSVSHDKSHRSHTSKGNSHG from the exons ATGCCAATGGAATATGATGACAATGATATTGAAGACCAGAATCGTCACTTAACTGGTGAAGTGAACTCCAAGTTTTCTCCTGTTTTAAGGCCATATGCTCTCCCTAAGTTTGATTTCAGTGACAGCCTTCATGATCCTTTAAGGTTTGACAGTTTGGTGGAGAACGAGGTTTTTCTTGGCATACCAAGTCAGGAAGAAAACAATTGGATTGAGGATTTTTCCAGGGGAAGTGGTGCAATAGAGTTCGGCTCCAGTGGTGCTGAATCTTGTTCCATTGTGAGGCATAACAATGCATGGTCGGAGGCAGCATCATTTGAATCTGTTGAGATGTTATTAAAATCAGTTGGTCAGGAAGAAATGATCCCAGTAGAGACTATCATTGAGGAATCTGAGCCCTGTGATGTGCTTGATAGCCTAAACGAGCAAATGGTGGGCTGTTATCCAAGTCAAGTTGGTGGGGAGGTGGGTAATGCAAATTCAAAAGCTCCATTAGAATCAGACAATGTTCTTGGAAATTTATCTGGAACAAATGGCAATGAAGGTATTTCACATGTTCAAGTAACTGAAATTTCTTTGCTTAAGAATTCATGTGGCCTTGATCAAAACTCAGTCAGTGCAAGACACGATATGGATGTAGTTGAGAAGAATGTTGCAGGTAAAACAAAATGTGATACTGCAACCATCACTGAACTCCAAATTTCTGCTAAAGACTTACTTTACAGTGAAGCAGAAGAACGCCCCAGTGCTGGCATGGAAATTGATGGTGCACCAATAAATAGCACAAGTTCTTCTCAGAATGCTGTGGCGTTGAGCCACGGAGAAAGTCACGATCTTAAGAGTGACCCATCAAAAGACACTGGTGATGCATTAAATCAAGTCCTTTTGCCGCATAAGGAGGGTGACAATGACAATGCAATTAGAGAAAGCGCATTTGCCTCGGTGAATTGTGCTTTAGCTAATCTTCCTCATCCTCCTTCCGAGGCCGATTCTGAGAAAGTGCATCGAACTAATTTTGTTAGTGAGGAACTATCCTGCCCATCATTGGATGTGAACCGAAATTTGCAGGGAAATGGTGAGCAGTTAGATAGTAAGCCATCCTTGATGTCAACTGTAGAGAATTCGATTTCCATAGGAAAATCTACGGAATTGCTTGCTGAAAAGCAGATACATGGGAGTGTAGAAGGCTTGATTAATGTTTGTGGAATCCATAAGGAATATCTGACTGGTAATGAATCTGTATCCCCTTCCACATTAGCTGACAATTTGCAATTAACCAAAGGAAGTATTGTATCTAGAGAGGATAATGATGATACTTCCCGTAATGACAAGGAGAATGCAAGGTCTCCTTGTGAACCTATTAATGTGGAAGCTGATCAAATAGAATCTTATGGAGATGAGGACAGGGTTGTGTCTGCACCTGATGAAAAAACCTTGGAGTTGGGCAATGGTACATTTACTGACTCAGAACATGAGATCAATGCCATGAATAAAGCAG TATCAAATATCGCTTTTCAAGCCAGCAATCCGGTGCATGTAGACTTGGAAGAACGAGCATCTTTGCTACATGTGGAACCCGTGAGTATAGGTGAAATGGAGAATATTGATGCTGAAACGTTGAAGGAACCAAATGGATTGCCAAGGGAATCCCCTGTAAGTGTGGGAAAGTTATATACTGTTCCAGAACTTGAAAAAACAGCATCTTATGGTTCTTCTGGGGAGTTGAAACAAGATATGACTGTCCAGCATTTGCCGATGGAGAAGGCCTGTGATTCAGTTTTTGATAGCAAACAATTGAAGGAACAGGACATGGTTGATGAATCATTTCCAGTTGCATACACTTCCGATGCTGCTAATGTAAATGAACAGCTGATAGATGCCAAAGAAGGCAGTCAAAATTCTTCTGACAAGTTCGAGGTGGGCTTCATCTTATGTGATCCAGAAGTCAAAGAGGGGACTGGTGCTGTAGTACCAGTTTCCCCTGGAGATAATCAAGTTGCATCAGCAGTCTGTACAG GTGGAGACAGTTCTTGCAAACATGATTCTGAAATGCTGTCTGTTACAAGTAGTTCCGAtctttttcccaaaaaaagtAGTTCCGATCTTAACCAAAATGAACAAGGTAAGGAAGGCGGAGTTCGGGACTCAAGAATTAACATTACTCTACTTCCTGAGGTAGTCAAAGTCGCTTCAGTCTTCCAGAAACCAAGTGGTAATGGTGCTCCTAAAGTTGATCCAAGCATTATTGGAATGACAAGCCCATCAGAATGttttttaaaggaaaaaagTAACAAGAATACACCATCATCTACAGTTAGAAGGGCTTCCAAAaaatccatg GGGTCTGCTGCATCGCCATCAACACCTGTTGTTAATCAAATGGTTTCTAAACTGGTGTCAGATGTGTCTTGTGGCACTTCTATGGGAGCTGTAGAGACTTTATGTGCACCCAAAGACCCAACAGAACTTAAAACAAGACGTGGGTCTGGAAAGGCTAGAGGAAAAGATGGTGCCAAGAAGGGAAGTATTGATAATGAAATTCCATCTGCCAAACAATCTGAGAAAGGGAGCAAGTCACGCATTTCTCCATTGATCATCTCTGGTAGTAGTCCGCCGGTGCAATTTGAAGGATTGAAATCTTTTGGGAAAGTGGAACATGGCGGTGCAAGCCTTACTCCTGTTTCTTCTTCCAAGTTGCCTGATTTGAACACATCAATGCCTCCATCTTCTTTGTTTAAGCAACCTTTTACAGATTTGCAGCAAGTGCAACTGAGAGCACAGATTTTTGTTTTTGGATCCTTAAG ACAAGGGGCTGTGCCTGATGAAGCATGTATGGCCTCAGCATTTGGAGTACCTG aTGGTGGTGGGAGGGTATTGGATCCTGTGTGGCGTGCTAATCTAGAACGACTCCAAG GTGCTAGATCTTTTGAACAACAAATAAAACAGAGTGTGCCTCAGATAGTTCTTTCTTCAACTGTTGGTAGACAAAGTAGCATGGACACCCCTCCAGTTGGCAATTATATTCCCCCTCTGTCACCCCCCCTGTGGAATGTATCCACTCCTTCTTTCGAAGGTTTGCATTTAAGTGGCGTTCCACGAAGTGTATGTCCTGATTATCATCAAGCATCTCTACCTTTGAATCCTTATCAAACTCCCCCTTCAAGGGGTTTTGGACCTAGCACTTCTTGGCTATCTCAGGGACCATTTCCTGGCCCTTTGGTTGCAACTCCTCCGTCTTCTGCCCCTGATGGAAAAGCTCGCTTGTCTGGTCGGTCCATGACCGAGGCTGCGAAGTTAACTCCTACCAAGGAGTATTCAGCACCTGTTATTTCTGGTCTGAAACATGGATCTCTTACTACAGCGCATTTAGGAAGTTCCAGCATCTCAACAAACATTTCTGTGCCTGAGTTAAAGAAAGATATAGTAGCATCCAAGCAGATGACCGAAGAAGTGAAgtctagaaagagaaagaaagctCTTGCTTGGGAGGATGTTGGTCAGACAACCTTACAGACTCAAACTCACACAGGAACTGTTTCTTCTATTGTTTCTCCTACTCAACTATCAACATCTCTAGCTATTTCTACTCCAAACATTGCATCCTTATTTCCTGCACCCTCCACTAACCCTAAAAGTGTGGGGAAGAGACCACAACAGTCAGCCTTAATATCAGAAGACTCTTCCGCTAAAGTGGAGGACTCTAGACAACAAGCTGAAAATGCTTCTGTTTTTGCCGCCGCTGCTGTTAATCAAAGACAAAGTATTTGGAATCAGTTGGCAAAGCAGAAGAATTCTAATATTGTTTCAGAAGCTGAAGCCAAATTAGTTTCTGCTGCAGTTGCTATCAATGCAGCTGCTTCTGTTGCAAGGGCAGCAGCTGCAGCTGCTCAGGTTGCATCAAACGCTGCATTGCAAGCAAAACTAATGGTTGATGAAGCACTGTCCTCTATAGGAACTTGGAACTCTGGCCAGATGACTACAGCTTCTCTTTCTGATGCTGTTAACAACCTTGTGAAGTTGGACGCTGCTTCCATTTTGAAGGGAGGTAATGGCGCCAACCCTTCCAGTTTATCAATCATAGCTGCTGCAAAGGAAGCTGCTCAGAGAAGAATTGAATCGGCTTCAACTGCCTCAAGACATGCTGAAAACTTGAACACCATATTAAAAGCTGCAGAGCTGGCAGCAGATGCAATAACACAAGCTGGAAAAATCATTGCTATTAAAGATCCTTTGCCTTTGAGTCAATTGTTGGAAGCTGGTCCAGGTGGTCATTGGAGAGTTCCCCAACCATCAGGAGAAGTTCCTCCCAAAGATTATCCCAGTGCTTCTGGTACCCATTATGTGAACAGACAAAGTGTTAAGGAGAAAGAATCTAATCATGGTGAGTTGCCGCTTATTTCTGGAGAAGTTCCTTTGGAATCAACGGAAAACAAGATGGTAACTGCATATGGAAGTTTAGCAATAGATATAAGTGTCAAGGAAGCAACGTCGAACAAGTCTTGTAGAGCTTCTAATATGACTGAGGCTCTTCCTCCTGAATCTGGGAATGGACCAATCTTGGCTTCTTGCACTTCTGAAGATTTTGTTGTAGAAGAAGCTTCTAATCAGCTTGAGAATAGGATCAAGGAGGGCTGCCTTGTAGAG GTTTGTAAAGGTGTTAATGGCCAAGTAGCCTGGTTCCCTGCCAGAGTGTTAAATTTGAAGGATGGAAAAGCTTTTGTTCATTTCATGGAACGCAAATCAGAGGAAG GGAGGGAATGGATAACAATTGAAGCTGAAGGTTGCATGGCACCCAAAATACGCACTCCCCACCCAATGACCGTTACACAACTTGAAGGAGCTAGAAAGATACGTAGAGCAGCAATGGGGGATTATACGTATTCAAGCGGAGATAGAGTTGATGTATGGGTAGAATATTG TTGGCGGGAGGGAAATGTAATTgagaagaacaaaaaagatGAAAGTACATTTACAGTCGGTTTTCCAG GTGAAGTAAAAACAATGGTTGTGACTGCATGGAACATTCGTCCAACTCTTGTTTGGTGCGATGGCGAGTGGATCAATTGGTCCAGTACCAGGGGAAGGAATCGGTTATCCCAG GGTGATACACCTCAGCAGAAGGGATTGAAAAGAGGAGATTCAGTGACCGATACTAAAAAGGAGAAGGATAAGAGATTAAAGCATATTGATTTTGTGGAGGAGACACAATTTTTGCCATTGTCATCAAGTGAACAGGTTCTTAACGTTGGTAAGAACACAGAggaagagaataaaataaataaactcagGACAGGTTTGCAAACAGAAGGTTCTAGGGTTATTTTCGGTGTTCCTAAACctggaaagaaaagaaaatttatggATGTAAGCAAACATTATGTTGCTGAGAGAAAGCATAGGATTGTcaatgaatctagtagtgattcagctaAATATGCAAACTATACAAGTCCTCAGGGTATAGGAACTGGTGGATGGAAAAGTAACATAAAAGTTGATAGAAAGGAAAATCATGGAGCCGAATCCAAGGCAAAAGGTTCAAAGCCTGGAAAGCCCCTTAATATTCCTAGCCGACCCTTACCCAAGAAGGATAAGGTTTTGGCAAGGCAAGAAGATAACATAGATCGCACAGTAGGCGGTGATTCTAATGCCACAGATGAAAATGGATCAGGCCAACAGAACCGTTTGGAAATTGGATCTCGTGGGGAAAGGATCGGCAGGATTGTTGAGGTTAACCAAAAAGATGACGAAAATGTTGAGTATGGGAAATCAGATCTTGAAGTTTTAGAGCCGCGTAGGTCCAGCCGTAAGATTCAACCAACATCAAGA CTGTTGGAAGGCTTGCAGAGCTCACTTGTCATCTCCAAGTTTCCTTCTGTTTCTCATGACAAAAGTCACAGGAGCCATACCTCTAAAG GGAACAGCCATGGTTGA